Genomic window (Rhizobium brockwellii):
CGAACGGCTTGAGAAGCTGGTCGCAGCGTTCAAGCAGGCAGCCTTCGGGCGCAAGTCTGAGAAGACCGATCCCTGCCAGTTTGATCTGGCACTGGAAGACCTGGAAACGGCCATTGCAGCGATCCATGCCGAGGATGAGGCGGACGTTCCTGCTGGAAACAGGATTGCCAAGGCACACGCGATCAATCGCGGCTCCCTTCCAAAGCACCTTCCCCGTGTCGAAGAGGTGATCGAGCCGGAAAGCCTAATCTGCGCCTGCGGTGGATGCCTGCATTGCATTGGCGAGGATGTCTCGGAGCGTTTGGACGTGGTCCCGGCGCAATTGCGCGTCATCGTCACGCGTCGTCCCAAATATGCGTGCCGTGCCTGCACCGACGGCGTCCTTCAGGCCCCAGCTCCAGCACGGCTGATCCAGGCAGGCCTACCGACCGAAGCGACCGTCGCGCATGTTCTGGTCTCCAAATATGCCGATCACCTTCCGCTTTACCGCCAGGCCCAGATCATGAGCCGCCAGGGTGTCGATCTCGACCGCTCCACGCTCGCAGACTGGGTCGGTCGGGCAGCCTATGAATTGCGGCCCGTCTTCGATGCACTGATTGCCGACCTGAAGCGCTCGACCAAGCTGTTCATGGACGAAACCCGTGCTCCGGTGCTTGATCCTGGCTCCCGCAAAACCAAGACCGGATACTTCTGGGCGCTCGCGCGGGATGATCGCCCATGGGGCGGCGGCGCTCCACCGGGCGTGGCCTTCACCTATGCGCCTGGTCGAGGAGGCATTCATGCAGAACGAATATTGCGGGGCTTCTCCGGTATCCTGCAGGTCGATGGCTATACCGGATACAACAGGCTGATCGCACCAGAGCGCGTTGGCCCGGACATTCGGCTTGCCTATTGTTGGGCACACGCCCGTCGCAAGTTGGTGGAGATCACCCACAACGGAATAGCACCGATTGCCGAAGACGGCGTCAAACGGATCGGTGAACTGTATCGCATCGAGGCCGAACTGCGCGGCCGTGATCCGCAGGTTCGTCTCGCTGGACGGCAGGAGCGGTCAGCGCCACTCGTCGCCGACATGCAAACCTGGCTTGTCCATCACCGTGCCCGTGTCTCAACCAAGTCCCCACTCGGCGAGGCCTTGGCCTACATTGCCAAATACTGGGATGGTCTGAAGCTCTTCCTGACCGATGGCCGCATCGAGATCGACAACAACAGTGTCGAGCGGACCATCCGGCCGATAGCCCTCAATCGTAAGAATGCGCTCTTTGCCGGGCACGACACTGGTGCTGAGAACTGGGCGACCATCGCCTCGCTCATCGAGACGTGTAAGCTCAATTCGGTTGATCCGCAGGCCTACCTGACCGCCACGCTCACCGCCATTGTCAACGGCCACAGGCAGAACCGGATTGATGAGCTTCTGCCGTGGCAGTATGCGGCAACGTAATCTGCGCCAACCGGAACGCTGTCCCCGACCCAACGTGGGCACCGGGCCGGGGGCATTCTCAACTATCGAGGAGAGCCGTGCCGTAGGAATTGTCTACAGCGCATAACCAGGTGCCAGACGAGTCTCTACGAAACACATAGGTGGCACGTCGTACCGTCGACGTCGCAATGCCGCTTTCGTCGACGGCATCCAACCACGTTTCCATGATGACCAACGCTGTGTCTCCGCCCTCGATCACCTCCATCCGCCCTTGGCGGACTTTCAATTTACCTTGGAAATGAGCAGAGATTGCTTCGAACGCTTTCCTGATCTGGTCTTTGCCTTTGGCGTACATGCCTGCCTTGACCACTAAGGTGGCATCATCGGTGTAAAATCGCATCAAGCCGTCGAAGTCTTTGGCCGATATGGAACGGTCTGCAGATTCGATAAGGGCTTTCAAGGGATGGTCGGACATTCTGGACTCCAAAATGGCCGCGAGCGGAAAAACAAAACCCGCCTCGCGGCGGGTTGCTTTGTCTGGAAATATGACGTGCTTAACCCACCACTCGATGAATGGTGATAATAATCACAGTGAAAGCGCGAACAAATTCCATGGTGCATCTTTATCACCAGCGTCAGCGACTGGCAAATGATCACGTCCAATTTTGAGCAAGCTAGTCAAGGTGCCAGCGGCACACCGTTTACTTTTCTCCGCCTTCGACATCTGGTTGAAGCTTTTGGGCGCGAACAGCACGACACGCATTGAGTTTTCGGATGAGATGAAATCGGGGGCCGGGAGATGCTCTGCTTCGATCTCAATTAGCGTCTTGTCGAGACCGCCACCGCGTTCCTCACAGAGGCCGAATGAACGCATAGTCGCTGCCAGTTTTTCGTTTCGGGAGCGTCGTTCGTCGAGGATTCGGTCGGTACTGATCAGAGAGTTACCCGGATTGCTGACCTCGATCCGGTTATCATAGATCTCGACTACAGGACCGACGCCAGTCGCCATGAAATCCTGGTGGATGAGTGCGTTGGCAATCACTTCCCGGATAGCTGTTTCCGGGAAGTGCGGAACCATGCGTCGAACCCCGTCGATATAGCGTTCGTCCTTAGGCAGGCGTTCCATCAGGAATCTCATCATGCCGGTGAAACCGACGGCGTAGCCCTTCTTGCCTTCCTGTTCGAAGTCGGATCGAGATTTATCGCGGCCGGTATATTTGACGATGCGAACGGCTTTCCCGGCGATGGAGGGAAAGGCCGTGACGTCGCAAGGCATTTCGTTTCCTCGTTTTATCCCCCTTATATCAGATTCGCCCCTATCGTCACGGTCCGCTCAGGTGAGAGGGGTGAGTTTTTTCAGCAAAAACAATGCGATGGTAATAAGAAGTGAGCGACGCGTTTTATCCGCGTTTTGAATGCGGCAAGGGAGAAGCAGGTCGCCCCGATGACCTAGATACGGCGCTCTGTCTTTATCCCCCTTTTGTCGGGATCGCGATTGATCACGCATCTAGACCCGAAATAAATAGAACAAAAACAAGGTGATGATGGCTGTAATGGGGCTTGACTACTATCGCCGTTATGTCGGAAACGCGCTGCGTATAAACCATAATCAACGCGTCGGCCCGACGAGGTTTTCGACATCGCATTGTCGGAATTGCCCCACATCAGATTTCCGGCGGCTGACGCGCGCAGCCAGTGGTCTTTCTGCGCGCTCGAGCCACGAAAAAGGACGAGGTTGAGAGGAAGATGATGATAGCCGAAGAGATGGGCCAGCGAGCCGTCTGTCCGGGCAAATTCTCGCACGACACGCAGGATCGACAGCCAGGAGGCTCCTTGTCCGCCGTAGCCGACCGGGATCTGGGCTGACGGCAAGTCGTTTCTTTCAGAAGCCGGATCTGCTCGATCGGCCGACCGCCCTTCTTATCGCGCTCGACCGCGTCTCGATGAAAAATCGCCTGCAGCTCGATAGCCCTGGCCACGAAGGGATCCGTTATATCGCGTTGGGAAGACATATCAGCCCCATGTTTCTCCGCCTTGCTGGCAGCGCTTCGGGCTCAAAGGTTCGGCGAATGTCGGTTCAAGTCCAGCAATATCTATTTGAGGTCCCGGCAAGAGATTCTTTCTCGCCACCCTACGACGACCTGGCTAACGGTTTGCGGATAACCTCCGGGTGGCAATACGCGCGCTTCCACAGAGAACGACTGTCTCTTTTGCGACGTCGATGGCGCGGCTGCGAGTTCGAAGTAAAGCGTCGCTAGCTCCAAGTTGAACATCGCATCGTGAGGTGGTCGGTTCGATCCCAATCAAGGCGAAGGATATTCGTCGCGCGACCATCGACCACCAACTCGGCGCGCAGGAAATCGCCACCGTATCTCGGCGAGGAACAATCTGGGCTTGCCACCGGGATCACAAGAGGGTCCGGAGCGGGCATCGTAGTCTGAAGCTTCACCACCAATCACAGCTAATGCGGTCTGCGCAGCCGAAATGGCTAACCCTCCCGCTGGCACTTATTTGCGATCGAAACGTGTCAATCGACGAGTGATGATAAGCACGAGGTCAAAGTGAAAAGTGAAAAGCATCCACCATCCACTTCGTGCCTGGCAGCGGGTTGCGCTGAAGCACGTGAGCACAAAAATAGGCGTTCCCGGCGTTAGCAGACATGCTGGTCGCACGGCGGTACGATTCCGTTCAGGACGCCCTTCTTCTGCAAACGGCGACGAGGTCAACGCCAGGGTGTTAAATTGAGGTTGTGCGGGTCTTCAGGCCCTTCGCCTTGAGGGCGAAACCTTGCTTACACCGTAGGCTGCCAGAGGCAAAGGGAAAAAGACCCGGAACTTTTTGTTAATACGTGCATTTGTCGCGTGAGGGTGGTGTGAACGCATGTGCTCAATGTGATCCGTTTGCCGAGCCAGTCGCCACACACTCTCTCTTCTTTCAAGGATATGCGATGGCCAATGAACATATTGTCGAGGTGGTCGCTACCAATGGCGAAGTCCCGGCGCCTTTGGGAATCGTCAGCGTCAAGCATGCACTCGATATGCGGGAGGCCGAGTGTATGGCATATTCGCATCCCGAGCACGAAGCGGGCAACACGGACGTCTTCGTCACGCGAGATGAACTGGCAAAACTTCCATGAGCCTCGACGATAACGGCGAAATATCCGCTGAACTGCGGGGCATTGCAGAACGACATAACTTCAGCCTGGATGCGGTCGGACATCTCTTTGGCGCTCTTGTCGCAGCTGGTGGCTTGCAGGCGCAGTTCTATCATCCGGAATTCGGCGGTATGGGCCAGTGGTCCCAAGGCGGCATGCTGATGATCGGCGATATGTTCAATCATAGCCTGAAGGCGAGGGTAGCGGCGCTCTGCTCGGACCTTGCCGAAATAGCTCACCGCGCGGCGGATGCGAAGCCGCGATCTGCTCAACACCAGTCGCAGTACCAGGGCGGTGGAGAGCACCTTCGCGTGGCGCCCGCCGCGTCGAATTGGTGGCCGAAGGAGTTGGGTACGCCATCCGCGACCGGAGCGCAGAACGATTTGCGCTACGCCTTCTTTCCAGCTAGCCGGCGGCTCGCTCTCGCACTGGCTGGCCAAGTCACGATCTATGACACCAAGGATCACCTCATCAGCGGCTTCTCGCAACAGCAGTCGGGCGATCAACGCGTGACATTCAGCTCGCAACATGGCCCGATCGACCCGTCACAGCTGGATAAAGTTTCCACGTCTGGTGAGCCGGTCACGAACCGACCAGCGGCTCCGGATGAGGGGAAAGCGGCGTCATCGGAAAACTCTGGGGAGCACTCGAACAATCCAGCTCGGAGCTCCGCAAATCTCGAAGACAACATCTTCGACAAAATCGAGCGGCTTGCCTCGTTACACGCGAAGGGCATCGTGACGGACAAGGAATTCGAAGCGAAGAAGAGCGAGCTTCTCGGTCGACTGTAGAAGGGCGCGAAGCCTTGCGACACGCAAAGCACTGCCGAAAATGCGGGAAACGACAATGACGGTGCGTTATAGGCTGGGCTGCGAACTATCCTACGAGGTCAAAAGCCCGACCACGTTCATCTTCAACCTTGAAGTTGCCAAGCTCGTTCGACACCGGAACCTGGCCGAACGGCTGACCATCAGTCCAGATCTGCCAAGGCGTACCTATATCGTGCCCGATGTTCGCAACCGGTATTTCAGCATCAATGCGGACGCTGGGCCTCTCGATATCCGCTATGAGGCTGAAGTGACGCTTGAGGTTTTTCGAACGGATCCCGCCTGCGTCAACGAAACGCCTTTGACGGAAATGCCGCTCGACATAATGCCGTTTCTGCTGCCATCTCGGTATGTCTCGTCCGATCGGCTGGCGACCTTCGCCGAGCGCGAGTTTGGCGATCTGCCGCAAGGCCATCAGCGGGTCACGGCGATCTGCAACTGGATCTACGAGACGATCGACTATCAGCGCGGATCGTCGGACGAGCAGACCACCGCAGACGAAAGTCTGTTGAGCCGGGCGGGGGTCTGCCGCGACTTCGCCCATATCGGTATTGCCTTCTGTCGCGCGCTGAATATACCGGCTCGCTTCGTCAGCTGTTATGCCTACGGTCTTGAGCCGTCCGATTTCCACGCGGTCTTCGAGGCTTATCTCGACGGTCGATGGTGGTTGTTCGACGCGACGCGGCAAGCGAACCTCGATGGCCTGGTCAGAATCGGCGTCGGCCGCGACGCCGCCGAAATCGCATTCGCCTCTCCATTCGGCGAAATGGAGGCAGGACCGGTGAAGATTAACATCGAGCATGCCGACGGATCGCCAGAAGCTCCCGGCCGGACAACAGATGCTATTTCGACGGAGGAGCCGGCACCCAATGCCGGTGCGGGTTAATGTCTCGACCGGATGGCCAGCCGACGCGCCGCTCCGCACCCTGATCGCGCCGCCGCCGAGATCCTTGCCCAGACCAAACGGTGAGGCGCGCCAACTGCCTGCAGCACGCTCTCGCATATTGTTCAAGAGCCCCAGACAACTGATTGCTCGTGCCGCTTGATCAGGTGCTTGAGGTTATCGAAGCCCGTGCGGATGTGGCGGGCGAAGTGATCGACGGCGGGCGTGCGAGGTGCGTCCGAACGCTTCAGCAGACCGAGCGCGCGTTCCGGGTGGGGTATAGGCACGGGCAGGGCGGTGATGGATTTGTCGTTGCGCAATGCGAAGACGACGCTGTGCGGCATGATGGTCAGCGCATCGGCCGCCTTCATGTAGTGGACGACGCTCATGAGGGAACCGCCCGAATAGCGGATCTTGACCTCGGTTGCGCCGAAGGAGAGGAGCATGCTGCGCAAGTCGGCGAGCAGCGGGCTGCCCGGCGGCGGTGCGACCCAGGGGAAATCGAGGAGATGCACCGGTTGCGGTCGCCGCTTCATGAGCAGCGGGTGGGTGACCCGGCAGGCGACGACGTTGCGGCCGGGCAGGATCTGCTGGAATTCGAGGCCGGACCCTTCGTCGAGAATATCGATCGGACAGATGGCGAGATCGATCTGGTCGGCGTGAAGTGCTGCGCGCAGGTCCGGGAAATAACCGTAGGTCTGGTCGACGCGCACATCCGGATGCTGGTTCTGGAACTCCGCGATCATGCCGGCGATCAGCGCATCCATGAAGAAGGGCGTGCCGCCGACGCGCACGACGCCGCTTTTGCCGACCCGAAAACTCTCGACGACATCGGACGCCTTGCGCGATGCCGAGAGCATAGTCTGGCCGTGGTCGGCCAAGGCGCGGCCGAGCGGCGTCGGCTGCAGCGGACGGCGGCCCTTGATGAAGAGCGGCTCGCCGATCCGCGCTTCCAGCATGGAGAGCGTGCGCGACACCGCCGGCTGGGAGAGGCCGAGCAGCGCCGCGCCTTCGGTGACCCCGCCGGTTTTGACGACCGCAGCCAGCTGGACAAGGTGTCTTTCATCTATCTTCATAACGATATGATATATTAAGTCGGAATAAAATCATCACAGTCAACGTGATGTCGCGCTAATTTATTCTCTACCAGCCAATGCTCTGGAGAAGACGCATGATGCCGGGTCCGACAGCGCCGAATTTCAGCGAGGCCACCTCGCATGACATTTTCGCGCAACGACTTCCGCAATCTAGGGATGACAGCCTGCCGCAGATTCTGGCGGCTGCGGTGACGCATCTTCATGCCCTCATCCGGGAATTGCGGCCGACCCAGGCCGACTGGCGCAAGGTGATCGAATTCCTGACCGATGTCGGCCATGCGAGCGACGAGCGCCGCCAGGAATGGGTGCTTCTGTCGGATCTGCTCGGCGCTTCGGCGCTGGTCGAGGAAATCAATTCGCGCCGTCCGAAGACCGCGACGCCCAACACCGTGCGCGGACCCTTCTTCCGCGCCGACGTTCCGCAACTGGCGCTCGGCAGCAATATCTCGCTCGATGGCATCGGCGAGGCGCTGGATGTTTCCGGCCGCGTGCAGGATCTCGATGGCGATCCCATTGCGAATGCCGAGATCATCACCTGGCAGGCCAATGCTCAAGGGTTCTACGAAAACCAGCAGCCGGATCTGCAGCCGGAATTCAATCTGCGCGGCAGCTTCCGCACGGATGCGGATGGACATTTCCATTATCGGACCATCAAGCCCTGCGGCTATGGCGTGCCGGACGATGGTCCGGTGGGAAAGCTTCTGCGACAGGCGGGTTATCCGCTGCACCGCCCCGCGCATCTTCATTTCATCATCAAGGCGCCGGGTTTCGAGACGATCACCACGCATATCTATGACGGCAGCGATCCGCATCTGGCCGAGGACGCGATCTTCGGCGTCAAGCCGGACCTTGTCAGAACCTTCGAACGGCAGGGCAAGGGCGCGGCGGCATGGCTGTTGGACCTCGCCTTCGTCATGGTCCGCGCCAGACAGGGAGCCGACACATGAGCCGCGATTTCATCTATAACGGCAGCCCCGCCCATATCGTCTTCGGTGAAGGCAAGAGCGCCGCCGCCGGCGAATGGGCGGAAAAGCTCGGATGCAACAGGGCGCTTGTCCTTTCGACGCCGCAACAGAAGGCGGACGTGGAGGCCCTTGCGGAGCGGCTGGGCCCGCTTGCCGCCAGCGTCTTTACCGGCGCCGTCATGCACACGCCTGTTGATGTCACCGAAAGGGCGATGGAGGTGGTTCGCCAGACGAAGGCCGATTGCGTCGTCTCGCTTGGCGGCGGCTCGACCACCGGGCTCGGCAAGGCAATCGCCTATCGCACGGACCTGCCGCAGATCGTCATTCCAACGACCTATGCCGGATCGGAAGTGACGCCGATACTCGGCCAGACAGAGGGCGGCCGCAAGACGACCGTGCGCCATGCGAGCATCCTGCCTGAGGTGGTGATCTACGACCCGGCGCTGACGCTTGGATTGCCGGTCGGCATGAGCGTCACCTCGGGGCTGAATGCCATGGCCCACGCGGTCGAGGCGCTCTATGCCAGGGATCGCAACCCGATTTCGACGCTGATGGCGGCCGAGGGACTGCGGGCCTTCAAGACCAGCCTGCCTGACATCATCGCCAAGCCCCGGGGCCCCGATGCCCGTGCCGATGCGCTCTACGGCGCCTGGCTCTGCGGCACGGTGCTCGGCACGGTTGGTATGGCGCTGCATCACAAGATCTGCCACACGCTGGGCGGCACCTTCGATACGCCGCATGCCGATACGCATGCGATCATGCTGCCGCACACAGCCGCCTACAATGCCGCAGCCGTGCCGGAGCTTCTGGCGCCAGTCGCCGATATCTTCGGCGGCTCGGTCGGCGGTGGGCTCTGGGATTTCGCCAGGCAAATCGGCTCGCCGCTGGCGCTAAAGGATCTGGGCCTCACCGAAGCCGATCTCGACCGCGTCTCTGATATTGCCACCGAAAATCCCTACTGGAATCCAAGGCCGATCGACCGGCAATCCATTCGTGCCCTGCTGCAGGATGCCTGGGAGGGCAAGCGGCCGGCATAGGCTGACGACAGACATCACGCTCTCTGGGAGGAGAGAAAAATGGGAGGAGGAAACATGTTTACGAGACGCGATTTTCTGAAGACGACGGCCGCCACCGGTGCATTGGCGGCAACATCCGGGCTCGCGGCCCCGGCGATCGCACAGAATGCTGCGGTCAAGCTCGGCTATGTCAGCCCGCAGACGGGGCCGCTCGCCGCCTTCGGCGAGGCCGACAAATTCATCATCGACAGTTTTCTGGCGACCACCAAGTCGATGGGTCTCAACTATGAGGTCGTCGTCAAGGACAGCCAGTCCAATCCGAACCGGGCAGCCGAAGTCGCCAAGGAACTGATCGTCACCGACGAGGTGAACCTGATCCTCGTCGCTTCGACGCCGGAGACCACCAATCCGGTGGCGACCACCTGCGAGGCTGAGGAAATGCCCTGCATTTCGACGGTCGCTCCCTGGCAGCCGTGGTTCATCGGCCAACAGGGCAATCCCGGCGATCCCACGTCGTGGAAGCCGTTCAACTATGCCTACCACTTCTTCTGGGGTCTCGAGGACGTCATATCGGTCTTCACCAACATGTGGTCGCAGATCGAGACAAACAAAAAGGTCGGCGGGCTCTTCCCCAATGATGGCGACGGCAATGCCTGGGGCGACAAGGTCGTCGGCTTCCCGCCGGTGCTGGAAAAGATGGGTTACGGCCTGATCGACCCCGGCCGCTACCAGAACATGACGGATGATTTTTCGGCGCAGATCAACGCCTTCAAGTCAGGCCAGTGCGAAATCATTACCGGCGTGGTCATCCCACCTGACTTCACCACCTTCTGGAACCAGGCCAAGCAGCAGGGTTTCGCCCCGAAGATCGCCTCGATCGGCAAGGCGCTGCTCTTCCCGCAGACCGTGGAGGCGCTCGGCAATGCCGGGCACAATCTGTCCTCGGAAGTCTGGTGGACACCGAGCCATCCGTTCAAGTCGTCCCTGACGAGGGAAAGTGCAGCTGAGGTAGCCGCGGCCTTCACCAAGGCGACCAGCAGGCCCTGGACGCAGCCGATCGGCTTTGCCCATGCCCTGTTCGAACTGGCGGTGGATGTGATGAAGCGGTCAGGAGACCCCGCGGACGGGGATGCGGTCGCAGAGGCAATTGCCGCCACCAAGCTCGATACGCTGGTCGGGCCGATCGCCTGGGACGGCAAGGGCCTGCCGCCGTTCGCCGCCAAGAACATCGCCAAGACGCCACTCGTCGGCGGCCAGTGGCGGTTGAAGGACGGCGGCGGCTACGATCTCGTCATCACCGACAACAAAACCGCGCCGAACATTCCGACCGGCGGCAAGATGGAAGCGATCGCCTGATTTTGGGCGCCTGATTTTTGGCGCGGGGCCTGCCAGGCCCCGCCTGTTCTGGGAGGAATGGGTTTGGCAATTCTCGAACTCGATGGGGTCTCGAAGAAATTCGGCGCATTGACCGTCGCCGAGCAGATTTCCTTTGCCGTCGGCGAAGGCGAGGCGCTTGGCATTATCGGGCCGAACGGTGCCGGCAAGTCGACACTGTTCAACCTGATCACCGGCAATATCCCCGCCGATAGTGGCAGTATCCGCTTTCTCGGCAACGACGTGACGCGCACGCCGCCGATGGCGCGCTGCCTGTCGGGCATGGGCCGCACCTTTCAGATCCCGCAGCCGTTCGAGAAGCTGACGGTCTTCGAAAACCTCCTGGTCGCCGGCGCCTTCGGCTCGCGGCGGCGCGAGGCCGAGGTGTCGGACCGCTGCGCCGAAATCCTGGTGGACACAGGGCTGATCGACAAGGCGAATGTGCTGGCCGGAAGCCTGTCGCTGCTGCAGCGCAAGCGGCTGGAACTGGCGCGCGCGCTGGCGACGGAGCCGAAGCTGCTGCTGCTCGATGAAATCGCCGGGGGACTGACCGAGGGCGAATGCCGGTCGCTTGTTGCCACCATCCGCGCCATTCATGCGCGAGGCGTTGCCGTCATCTGGATCGAGCATGTGCTGCACGCGCTGAATTCCGTCGTCGAGCGGCTGCTGGTGCTGCATTTCGGCAGGGTCATCGGCATCGGCAAGCCGGAGGACATCATGGCCTCGCGCGATGTGCGTGAAATCTATCTGGGGATCGAGATATGATGGCGCTGCTCGAAACCAGAGGCTTGACCGCTTCCTACGGCGATTTCCAGGCGCTGTTCGGTGTCGATATCACGGTCGGCGCCGGAGAGACCATCGCCATCATCGGCGCCAACGGGGCCGGCAAGACGACGCTGATGCGCTCGATTTCGGGCGTGCTTACAAATGCGCCGGCGTCGATCCTTTATCGCGACGATCCGATCGGAGCGCTGCCGGCGCCTGACATTCTGGCACGCGGCATCGCCATGGTGCCGGAAGGGCGAAAGCTCTTTCCGTCGCTGAGCGTTGAGGAAAACCTGCTGATCGGCAATTATGGCCGTAAGGTCGATGGTCCGTGGACGCTCGAAAGCGTTTTTGCGCTGTTCCCGATCCTGAAGGAGCGGCGCAACAATCCGGCCACGGCACTATCAGGCGGGCAGCAACAGATGGTG
Coding sequences:
- the tnpC gene encoding IS66 family transposase, encoding MLDAADLPDDVAALKAMLLAAQAREAGKDAQIARKDERIERLEKLVAAFKQAAFGRKSEKTDPCQFDLALEDLETAIAAIHAEDEADVPAGNRIAKAHAINRGSLPKHLPRVEEVIEPESLICACGGCLHCIGEDVSERLDVVPAQLRVIVTRRPKYACRACTDGVLQAPAPARLIQAGLPTEATVAHVLVSKYADHLPLYRQAQIMSRQGVDLDRSTLADWVGRAAYELRPVFDALIADLKRSTKLFMDETRAPVLDPGSRKTKTGYFWALARDDRPWGGGAPPGVAFTYAPGRGGIHAERILRGFSGILQVDGYTGYNRLIAPERVGPDIRLAYCWAHARRKLVEITHNGIAPIAEDGVKRIGELYRIEAELRGRDPQVRLAGRQERSAPLVADMQTWLVHHRARVSTKSPLGEALAYIAKYWDGLKLFLTDGRIEIDNNSVERTIRPIALNRKNALFAGHDTGAENWATIASLIETCKLNSVDPQAYLTATLTAIVNGHRQNRIDELLPWQYAAT
- a CDS encoding YybH family protein produces the protein MSDHPLKALIESADRSISAKDFDGLMRFYTDDATLVVKAGMYAKGKDQIRKAFEAISAHFQGKLKVRQGRMEVIEGGDTALVIMETWLDAVDESGIATSTVRRATYVFRRDSSGTWLCAVDNSYGTALLDS
- a CDS encoding ATP-binding protein, whose translation is MPCDVTAFPSIAGKAVRIVKYTGRDKSRSDFEQEGKKGYAVGFTGMMRFLMERLPKDERYIDGVRRMVPHFPETAIREVIANALIHQDFMATGVGPVVEIYDNRIEVSNPGNSLISTDRILDERRSRNEKLAATMRSFGLCEERGGGLDKTLIEIEAEHLPAPDFISSENSMRVVLFAPKSFNQMSKAEKSKRCAAGTLTSLLKIGRDHLPVADAGDKDAPWNLFALSL
- a CDS encoding SHOCT domain-containing protein produces the protein MSLDDNGEISAELRGIAERHNFSLDAVGHLFGALVAAGGLQAQFYHPEFGGMGQWSQGGMLMIGDMFNHSLKARVAALCSDLAEIAHRAADAKPRSAQHQSQYQGGGEHLRVAPAASNWWPKELGTPSATGAQNDLRYAFFPASRRLALALAGQVTIYDTKDHLISGFSQQQSGDQRVTFSSQHGPIDPSQLDKVSTSGEPVTNRPAAPDEGKAASSENSGEHSNNPARSSANLEDNIFDKIERLASLHAKGIVTDKEFEAKKSELLGRL
- a CDS encoding transglutaminase-like domain-containing protein yields the protein MRYRLGCELSYEVKSPTTFIFNLEVAKLVRHRNLAERLTISPDLPRRTYIVPDVRNRYFSINADAGPLDIRYEAEVTLEVFRTDPACVNETPLTEMPLDIMPFLLPSRYVSSDRLATFAEREFGDLPQGHQRVTAICNWIYETIDYQRGSSDEQTTADESLLSRAGVCRDFAHIGIAFCRALNIPARFVSCYAYGLEPSDFHAVFEAYLDGRWWLFDATRQANLDGLVRIGVGRDAAEIAFASPFGEMEAGPVKINIEHADGSPEAPGRTTDAISTEEPAPNAGAG
- a CDS encoding LysR family transcriptional regulator; protein product: MKIDERHLVQLAAVVKTGGVTEGAALLGLSQPAVSRTLSMLEARIGEPLFIKGRRPLQPTPLGRALADHGQTMLSASRKASDVVESFRVGKSGVVRVGGTPFFMDALIAGMIAEFQNQHPDVRVDQTYGYFPDLRAALHADQIDLAICPIDILDEGSGLEFQQILPGRNVVACRVTHPLLMKRRPQPVHLLDFPWVAPPPGSPLLADLRSMLLSFGATEVKIRYSGGSLMSVVHYMKAADALTIMPHSVVFALRNDKSITALPVPIPHPERALGLLKRSDAPRTPAVDHFARHIRTGFDNLKHLIKRHEQSVVWGS
- a CDS encoding dioxygenase family protein, producing the protein MMPGPTAPNFSEATSHDIFAQRLPQSRDDSLPQILAAAVTHLHALIRELRPTQADWRKVIEFLTDVGHASDERRQEWVLLSDLLGASALVEEINSRRPKTATPNTVRGPFFRADVPQLALGSNISLDGIGEALDVSGRVQDLDGDPIANAEIITWQANAQGFYENQQPDLQPEFNLRGSFRTDADGHFHYRTIKPCGYGVPDDGPVGKLLRQAGYPLHRPAHLHFIIKAPGFETITTHIYDGSDPHLAEDAIFGVKPDLVRTFERQGKGAAAWLLDLAFVMVRARQGADT
- a CDS encoding maleylacetate reductase produces the protein MSRDFIYNGSPAHIVFGEGKSAAAGEWAEKLGCNRALVLSTPQQKADVEALAERLGPLAASVFTGAVMHTPVDVTERAMEVVRQTKADCVVSLGGGSTTGLGKAIAYRTDLPQIVIPTTYAGSEVTPILGQTEGGRKTTVRHASILPEVVIYDPALTLGLPVGMSVTSGLNAMAHAVEALYARDRNPISTLMAAEGLRAFKTSLPDIIAKPRGPDARADALYGAWLCGTVLGTVGMALHHKICHTLGGTFDTPHADTHAIMLPHTAAYNAAAVPELLAPVADIFGGSVGGGLWDFARQIGSPLALKDLGLTEADLDRVSDIATENPYWNPRPIDRQSIRALLQDAWEGKRPA
- a CDS encoding ABC transporter substrate-binding protein, with amino-acid sequence MFTRRDFLKTTAATGALAATSGLAAPAIAQNAAVKLGYVSPQTGPLAAFGEADKFIIDSFLATTKSMGLNYEVVVKDSQSNPNRAAEVAKELIVTDEVNLILVASTPETTNPVATTCEAEEMPCISTVAPWQPWFIGQQGNPGDPTSWKPFNYAYHFFWGLEDVISVFTNMWSQIETNKKVGGLFPNDGDGNAWGDKVVGFPPVLEKMGYGLIDPGRYQNMTDDFSAQINAFKSGQCEIITGVVIPPDFTTFWNQAKQQGFAPKIASIGKALLFPQTVEALGNAGHNLSSEVWWTPSHPFKSSLTRESAAEVAAAFTKATSRPWTQPIGFAHALFELAVDVMKRSGDPADGDAVAEAIAATKLDTLVGPIAWDGKGLPPFAAKNIAKTPLVGGQWRLKDGGGYDLVITDNKTAPNIPTGGKMEAIA
- a CDS encoding ABC transporter ATP-binding protein, with the protein product MAILELDGVSKKFGALTVAEQISFAVGEGEALGIIGPNGAGKSTLFNLITGNIPADSGSIRFLGNDVTRTPPMARCLSGMGRTFQIPQPFEKLTVFENLLVAGAFGSRRREAEVSDRCAEILVDTGLIDKANVLAGSLSLLQRKRLELARALATEPKLLLLDEIAGGLTEGECRSLVATIRAIHARGVAVIWIEHVLHALNSVVERLLVLHFGRVIGIGKPEDIMASRDVREIYLGIEI
- a CDS encoding ABC transporter ATP-binding protein, with the translated sequence MALLETRGLTASYGDFQALFGVDITVGAGETIAIIGANGAGKTTLMRSISGVLTNAPASILYRDDPIGALPAPDILARGIAMVPEGRKLFPSLSVEENLLIGNYGRKVDGPWTLESVFALFPILKERRNNPATALSGGQQQMVAIGRGLMSNPALLLCDEISLGLAPVVVRDIYAAFPSIRETGASIVIVEQDIAQALKVADRVYCMMEGRVTLSGRAADLSRDDIHKAYFGTDHHELA